GTGGAGGGTGGAGGGGCTGCGTTTGGGTCTCCCCCCGTGCTGGGTGGGCTCACGGGTGCCGTGCTTGCAGCTGTGTGCCATGTGCTGTACGGGGAgcggctggggctgctgcaggactTTGTGGACCCCGAGGCGCAGCGCTTCATCGATGCCGTGACGCTGATGTTCCACACCACCTCGCCCATGCTCTACCTGCCGCCCGCCCTGCTCCGCGGCCTCAACACCAGGACGTGGCGGGACCACGTCCACGCCTGGGACGCCATCTTCACCCAGggtgagctctcctcctccctggcGGCTCCCAAAGCCACCAGCACGGGGCAGTGATGTCCTCAGGTGCCACCTCTGATGCCCTGGTGGTGGCACCGGGACCACCCCGCACCACCCAGCACCGTGCCCCTATTTGCCCCAGCTGACAAATGCATCCAAAACGTCTACCGGGACCTGCGGCTGCAGCGCAAGAGCAGCAGGGAGTACATGGGCATCctctccagcctcctcctgcaggaCAAGCTGCCCCTGGATGACATCAAGGCCAGCGTCACCGAGATGATGGCGGGCGGCGTGGACACGGTCAGGGGCAGGGCGCGGGGTGGCGGGGACGGGGCGGCGGTGGCGCTGAGCCCCGCTGTGCCCCGCTGCAGACCTCGGTGACGCTGCAGTGGGCCATGTTCGAGCTGGCGCGGTCCCCGGGCACCCAGGAGCAGCTGCGGACGGAGGTGCTGGCCGCCAAGCACAAGGTGGCGGGGGACAGGGTGAAGATGCTGAAGACCACCCCGCTGCTCAAGGCGGCCATCAAGGAGACGCTCAGGTAGCCGGGGGGCAGCCGCTGCCTCTCCCAGCGCCGCGGGGCACGGGGATGCAGccagccccttctcctccccaaatCTCGGGGGGGAGCCGATGTGATGCTGGCGGGACCGGCATCCCGTAGGGCAGCCCCCTGGGGTGCTATgcacagaggaggaaggaagctgTCCCCAAAAGCAGgttttcccccccttttcctgTCCCGCAGGCTGCACCCCGTGGCGGTGACGCTGCAGCGGTACACGGTGCAGGAGGTTGTCCTGCAGGACTACCGCATCCCCCCCAAGGTGAGCCCCGGGCCAcagggtgggaagggggaacGGGACCAAAATGGGGCTTTCCTCCCCCCAATCTGCTTGTCCCCGAGCTCCGAGCACAGCTGGGAGCCCGCTGTGGGGTGCAGAAGGGGGACAGGGTTGGGTTTAGCGTGGGCAGCTCCCCATGGGGCTGATCCTTCCCCCAGACACTGGTGCAGGTCGGTCTCTACGCCATGGGCCGGGACCCCGAGGTCTTCCCCAAGCCGGAGCAGTTCAGCCCCGAGCGCTGGCTGCTGCCGGGCTCCAAGCACTTCAAGGGGCTGAGCTTCGGGTTCGGGCCGCGGCAGTGCCTGGGGCGCCGCATCGCCGAGCTGGAGATGCAGCTCTTCCTCATGCACGTGAGCCTCGGGGCTTGGGGTGGTTTCGGAGGGTGTAGAATCATAAAATCTATGTTGGGAAAAAACTTTCCATCTAGGCTGGAAAAATCTTTCCATctaggttagaaaagaccttcaagatgcCCCAAaaatcaccaagtccaaccattaacaTGGCCTAAtaagtcccatcactaaacctTGTCCCTTAGTGCCTCAACCCCATCCCTTAGTGCCTCAACCCCATCCCTTAGTGCCCCAACCCTGCCCCTTAGTGCCCCAACCCTGCCCCTTAGTGCCAA
This Anser cygnoides isolate HZ-2024a breed goose chromosome 11, Taihu_goose_T2T_genome, whole genome shotgun sequence DNA region includes the following protein-coding sequences:
- the CYP11A1 gene encoding cholesterol side-chain cleavage enzyme, mitochondrial codes for the protein MLARAAPKPGGLRPRSHAGGCRRAGGVPVPGGVPGPSHGPPAPALAARPFEQVPGERRGGWLNLYRFWQEGGLHNVHNIMARKFQRFGPIYREKLGVYESINIISPRDAATLFRSEGMMPERFSVPPWVAYRDYRNKPYGVLLKKGEAWRSDRLTLNKEVLSPQVVEGFVPLLSEVGEDFVRRARAQVQKSGRERWTADFSHELFRFALESVCHVLYGERLGLLQDFVDPEAQRFIDAVTLMFHTTSPMLYLPPALLRGLNTRTWRDHVHAWDAIFTQADKCIQNVYRDLRLQRKSSREYMGILSSLLLQDKLPLDDIKASVTEMMAGGVDTTSVTLQWAMFELARSPGTQEQLRTEVLAAKHKVAGDRVKMLKTTPLLKAAIKETLRLHPVAVTLQRYTVQEVVLQDYRIPPKTLVQVGLYAMGRDPEVFPKPEQFSPERWLLPGSKHFKGLSFGFGPRQCLGRRIAELEMQLFLMHILENFKIETKRAVEVGTKFDLILLPDKPIYLTLRPLQCPA